In a genomic window of Erigeron canadensis isolate Cc75 chromosome 5, C_canadensis_v1, whole genome shotgun sequence:
- the LOC122602335 gene encoding small polypeptide DEVIL 10 has protein sequence MDTYTYLFRSSTVYRRRISRKATFQKRCLTMAKQHRTRFYILRRCVSMLLCWNNHSVSD, from the coding sequence ATGGATACATATACTTACTTATTCCGATCGTCGACGGTCTACCGCCGGAGAATCAGCCGGAAAGCCACTTTTCAGAAGCGTTGCTTAACGATGGCGAAACAACATAGGACGAGATTCTATATCCTCCGACGATGTGTTTCCATGCTTCTTTGTTGGAACAATCATTCTGTTTCCGATTGA